The Loxodonta africana isolate mLoxAfr1 chromosome 12, mLoxAfr1.hap2, whole genome shotgun sequence genome segment CAAGTTCACAGTCGTCCGGTGAGTGAGTGTTCCCTGCTCATCTGAGAACACATCTGGAGGTTGGGAACACATCTGGAGTTCGGGAGGCTAAGTTACCTTCCCAGCAGGCACGTGCAGGGAAGGGTTTGCAGTACAATGCAGTCAACAGGTGAAACACAGGCGCTTGTTTACTTATTGGAAGTTTTTGTTCACATTGTTAAGGCTGTTACTAGATTCTGTACGTAAGGAAAAGATGTTCTTAGTTTGTTTCACACTGACAGAAAGGGACTAGATAAATCACTTGAAAAGTTACATTTCTGTCAATCCCTGTAGACACGACTTTGAACTTGAACTGTGGTTGTTAACCTCTTCAGCAGCTTGGTCCTCCCCAGAATCCTTTGCGCTCTAACTCCTACCAAGCCCATTTTACCAGTCTAAATTCTGAACAAACAGACCTCCATGTTTTCTCAGATTCCTCTCTTTTTtaaagaacaagggaaaaaagaaagtgtAAACCGGCTTCTTTGTAAATCCCTGCGGCCTAGACCCCGCCCTAACCTGGTCGGCTCTTGATGCTTTAAGCAGCCTTTTGTTCATTCACAAATCACCCCTTTCTCTTTTCTCGCAGTAGCCATCTCTACCATTCCCCCCACTCCTCGTGCCTGGGGCGCCCGCTCCCCACTTTCAGCACACGATCTTGCTTCCCCGTTGCAGGCGGCTGGGGCCACCCGTGCGAACACCTCAGCAGTGGCCACGGCTCAGTGTTTGTTTCTGCACCCACTCTCTTGGGTCAGACCTCAAGCCTTTGCCTAACAGTCGATGGAGTCCGCGTTCCCCTCCAGGCTCAGCCCACTTCTGCCACCAGGGGGAGCTCTGAAGCACACCTCAGACAAGcctgccacccagccacccacatcCACTAGCTGAGGTCGCTGCATTTGTCTGCTGCTCACGCCCTGTAGGACTGGCACTCAGAAATCTACCATCTCACTCCTAACCCCCTTCTAGCCCTACCTAAGTACAAGCTCAAACGGCATCCCTCCATGAGATGTTTGTACTAATAATTACAGTTGCCAACCCCCACATGGcattgggagtcctggtggcgcagtggttaagcactcaggatgctaaccaaaaggtcagctgttcgaatccaccagctgctccttggaaaccctgaggggcagttgtactctgtcctatagggtcgtgttCACTGTGTGCCAACCTGCTGGGAGAATTTTCTCATATAACCTTTTACTGCCTCCCCTCAGCAACCCTGAGAGTTAGGTATTGTTATAATCCCACtttacatgaggaaactgaggcagagaacaATCGAGCCACTTGCCCGAGGTCACGGGGCTGTTAAGTGGCAGCACTGGGATTTGTGACCCAGAGGCTGGCCCTGGGGTCCATGCACTTCCTGCTGGGCCAGACTGCCCCTCAGCTGCGTTTTGTCACATTCTGCCTCTGGGAGTTGTGTGTGTCCTCTTCTGTTTCTCGGTGGTGGTGGGCAGCCGGTATCAGTTTGATCTCTCACTGCACCTAGCATAGAGTTGACACTCAGCAGAAGTCTGTTGACTAGAGCTAAATGGACAACAGAGGGCAGATGAACTTTGTTGCATTCAACAATATCTCTTTCTCTCCAGACCGCTTCCAGGAATTGAGCTGAGTACTGGTAAGTACTTGGTGTGGTAAGAAGAACGTTTAGCACCCTGGTGCTGGGTGAAGCATCTCAGTGGGCCCTCACCACAGGGTCCTTGCTCCCAGAGCCCTCGCGAGGCCTTAGTGCAGGCATTCTGCTCTTGACACGCACTTCACTTTTCCCCGCGTGTCACAGGACTCTCTAATTCTGTTGCTTACATGCTACTAACAAGGCGTTTTGTCTTCCTGTGCAGCAGTTTGGTGTCGCTTGCGTGCATGTCACACAGTCTTACTCCACAGTTCATTGTGGCAGGTGCCCCTGTGGCCACAGCACGGCCGCACTCATGGTCACAATAACGAATCCTGCTTGCTGGCTGGTAAATAGTGCCAGCCGGGCCACCCCTGCCCTACCTCAGGCCCCCCGGCCTCCCCATACTTCTGAACCAAAAGGTAGTGTCTGGCACAGCCAGGGCCCAGAGCCCCCGTCCAGTGCTGAGGCTGACATCTGTTCTGATGGGCAGTGCCCAAGCCATTCTGCTTGTTGAAGGTTTTTACTACTCCCCTGGAATCCCTGCAAGTCCGTCAGAATCCTGTGAGGCTGAGGCTGAGGGGGCGGGTGAGGGTAGGGGCGGGCTGAAGGGTTTGAGTCACTAGGGAGCCTCCTCAATGACAGCTTGAAACCTGAAgtgtttagttttttgggtttttttaatgctaaattattattatatctaAATTCGTCTGCCTGGTTCTTGAAtgactttttacatttttaatagttttattgCAGTATAACTTATGTCCTGTGAAATTTACTTGTATTGAGTGATTTTTAGTAGTgctttttagtaaatttacagagTTGGGCAATGATTACCAcattctaattttaaaacatttccatTACCCCAAAAAGATTCCTCCCACCCATTTTCAGTCACTTCCCATTCCTGCCCTCAGCCCCAGAAAACCACTGCCTTTCTGTCTCGCTAGATTTTGCCGGCATTTTCTTAAAGTGCATTTCTGTCCCTGTGACCGGTTGAAGCACAGCTACATGCATTGTGGCCGGGTCCTTTAAAACTTAGCCCACGGCAGTGTTCACTCACACACGTTTGTCTGCATAGATGCTGTGCTGTTCTCTGGCGCCGGTGCCTGTTGAGACTCCCAACAAGTAAACCATAAGCCTTCTGTGCTTGTCCATCTCCATTATTTCCACGTTGTcttgagaatcaaatgagaaaagaTATGTTAAAATGTGGATCTACAACACTGTCACACCATTCCTGTTTAAGCCAGATGTGGCAGTCACCTCCTGAACCTCACCCATAATGTCTGTTGTTTGGCTCATATATCTTTTCAAAATGGAAATCGTGACCAACATTGAAAAGCAAGGCACGTTTTCATAAAAACccagatttccagttttcctttagAAATGTCACGAGCTGGCCGCAGCGGGTCCATGGTCCCTCGTGGCTGCATCTGCATCTCTCGGCAGTGGCTGTCCTCAGTCACCAGCCACCCTGCCCAGCTGCTCTGCCCCTCCCGGTTACTGCATGCTGTGCTCTTGTTTTTCTAGTAGCAGAGTTAAGAGAAAAGTGACCTATTTCTTGTCCCCATGTCTCTATCAAAAGTTGGAAAACGAAAGATAGACCAAGAGGGCCGTGTATTTCAGGAGAAGTGGGAGAGAGCGTACTTCTTCGTGGACGTGCACAATATTCCCATATGTTTGATATGCAAACAGAGCATGTCTGTGTCAAAAGAGTACAACCTAAGACGCCACTACCAGACCAACCACAGCAAGCACTTCGACCAGTATACCGAAAAGACGCGGGACGAGAAGCTTCGCGAGCTGAAAAAGGGACTCACGGAGTGTCTCTTCGGGTCAACAGAAATCGTGTGTCCTGAGAAAAGCCAGGTGTTTGCAGATGTGAGCCCAGCAGAAAACATGGTCGTGCAGCCTGTAGAAGATGTGGCTGGGAACTTATGGGAGAAGTTACGGGAGAAAATCAGATCGTTTGTGGCATATTCTCTTGCGATCGATGAAATCACAGATACAAACAATACCACTCAGTTGGCCATCTTCATTCGTGGTGTTGATGAGAATTTTGATGTCTCTGAAGAACTTTTGGATACAGTGCCCATGACAGGTACAAAATCTGGAAATGAGATATTTTTACGTGTTGAGAAAAGTCTTAAAAAGTTTAATATCAACTGGTCAAAATTAGTAAGTGTGGCCTCAACGGGCACTCCCACGATGGTCAATGTAAATGATGGACTTGTTACAAAGCTGAAATCCAAGGTGGCCATGTTGTGCAAGGGCTCCAGTCTTAAGTCTGTCTGTTGCATTATTCACCAGGAATCACTTTGTGCTCAGAAGTTAAAGATGGACCATGTCATGGACGTGGTGGTTAGCTCAGTGAACTGGATATGCTCCCGTGGACTGAACCACAGAGAGTTCACGACGTTGCTTTATGAACTGGACAACCAATATGGCAGCCTTTTGTACCACACAGAGATAAAGTGGCTGAGTCGCGGGTTGGTGCTGAAGAGATTTTTTGAATCATTGAAAGAAATTGAGTCATTCATGTTATCTAAAGGAAAACCCGTGCCTCAGCTGAGCTCTAAAGATTGGATCAAAGACTTGGCTTTCTTGGTTGACATGACAATGCACCTCAACACTTTGAACATATCTCTACAAGGGCACTCACAAGTAGTCACACAAATGTATGACTTGATTCGGGCATTCGTCGCAAAGTTGTGCCTTTGGGAAACTCACTTGGCCAGAAATAACTTGGCCCACTTTCCCACCCTGAAGTCCGTTTCCAGAGATGAGAGCGACGGCTTGAACTACATCCCCAAAATTGCAGGATTAAAGACTGAGTTCCAGAACAGGTTGTCTGACTTCAAGCTCTATGAAAGCGAGCTGACCCTCTTCAGCTCTCCGTTCTCCGTGAAGATCGACAGCGTGCACGAGGAGCTTCAGATGGAGATTATCGATCTGCAATGCAACAAGATACTGAAAACGAAGTACGACAAGTTCGGGATACCCGAATTCTACAAATACCTCTGGAGTAGCTACCCGAAATACAAGAACCACTGTGCCAAGATTCTGTCCATGTTCGGGAGCACCTACATTTGTGAACAGCTGTTTTCTATCATGAAACTGAGTAAAACTAAGTATCACTCCCACCTAAAGGATTCACAGTGGGACTCTGTCCTGCACATCTCAACGTCATGAAGAGACTTGGACTGGAAGCCTCTAGTCCCAAGGGATTGTGAGGTGAGAAAATGAGTAAATATTTCTGGTTTTCAGCATTTTCCCTTTTGAATTAGAAATATCATATGCAGTATCATACCTGTTTGTATGACATTTTACGCTTCACCATAGTTCAGtaaaaacaaagttttattgTGTTTCTCATAATTGGTGTTTCTTATGCCTGCCTGTTTCCTTCGTTTACATTACCTGCTGACACTGGAGTTGGCATCTTGAAGTTAAAATccatcagcagagaagtagagacagCGTGTGTCTTCATTTAGGGGTACATAGGTACACAGATTTATTACCCCCCTTTGCATGCTAGACCTGCGGCAACATCACATTCTCCCACGTGGTCTCACATGTTTCCAAGTTCAAGCCTAAGGAGAACCAGTTGGAGATGTACCCACATGCTATAGTATTTCTGTATCATCTGTCTCTTCCTCCACACAAACCCAGAAAGGTCCAGCTTAAAATAGAAAACCCGAAAACAACATAGACTATAAAAGACAAAGCAAATtgaggttgtcttttttttttttaatgttttattttgaaataatttcaaattcacagaaaaattgCAAAAATAGAAGGAACTTTATATCCCTTTACCCAGATTTTTATAGTTAACATTTTACTCCTACGCTTTATTATTTGTTCACTGTCTCGCTCTTCTCTTTCTCatagacggacggacggacagacggatggatatAAAAGCACATACATGGATATAAAAGCACGTACAgacatagatatagatacatgtatatacaaacgagccaaacccattgctgtcaagtcgattctgactcgtagtgaccccatgtttacagagtagaactgccctgtggggttttcttggttcgagtctttacagaagcagattgccaggtctttcttccacaacaccaccgggtgagtttgaaccactagcGTTGACAttagtagtccagcacaaacCTCTTGTTCCACATGGAGGCCTGTatgcatatatgttgttgttaggtaccatcaagtttaTTTTCTACTCagagtggccccatgtgacagagtagaacagccccatagggttttcagtgctgtaATCTTCTCGGGAGCAAATTGCCGATTTTTCTCCTGCGAACctgccaggtggattcgaactgccaaattatgggttagcaaccaagcagttaaccactgcaccaccagcctccttcatatacatatatacacgtaCCTATGAGTCTACAGTGACTGTATGAATGAATGCCTGTGAGTGTCTGTAATGTGTGTAAATATACAGGCAAAGGTTTGTTCTGAACCATCTTTACTTTTGATAGCTCGGGGGGTGTTTCCTGAGGAGCACTGTTTACACAGCCGTGGCTCAGTTATCAGCGtcggtgactcccacactgatGCAACACTCTCAGCTGACCGACCGCCCCATGCCGGTTTGGTCGGTTGACCCAATAACGTCCGCTGCAGcattttcctttgtggtggtggtgttaggtgccatcgagtcagttccgactcacagtgaccctatgcccaacagaacgaaacactgccctgtcctgctccatccttacagttgtaatgcttgagctcattgttgcagccactgtgtcagtccacctcgttgagggtcttccccttttctgctgaccctgtactctgccaagcatgacgtccttctccagggactgatccctcctgacaacgtgtccaaagtatgtatgatgcggtctcgccattctcgcttctaaggagcattctggttgtacttcttccaagacagatttgttctgttcattcttttggcagtccatggtatattcaatattcttcgccagcaccacaagtcagaggtgtcagttcttcggtgttcgttattcattgtccagctttcacatgcatatgatgtgattgaaaataccatggcttgggtcaggtgctccatagtcttcaaggtgacatctttgcttttcaacactttaaagctgtcctttgcagcagatttacccaatgcaatgtatcttttgatttcttgactgctgcttccatgggtgttgattgtggatccaagtaaaatgcaatcctggacaacttcagtcttttctctgtttatcatgatgttgctcattggtccagttgtgaggatttttgttttctttatgttgaggtgtaatccatactgaaggctgtggtttttgatcttctttagtaagtgcttcaagtcctcttcactttcagcaagcaaggttgtgtcatctgcataatgcaggttgttaatgagtcttcctccaatcctgatgcccagcttctcatatagtccagcttctcggattctttGCCCAGCATAGAGGCTGggtaggtacggtgaaagaatacaaccttgatgcctatctttcctgactttaaaccaatcagtatccccttgttctgtccaaacaactgcctcttgatctatgtaaagtttcctcatgagcacaattaagtgttctggaattcttgttctttgcaatgttatccataatttcttatgatccacacagtcgaatgcctttgcatagtcaataaaacacaggtaaacatcttctggtattctctgctttcagccaggatccatctgacatcagcaatgatatccctggttccacgtcctcttctgaaaccggcctgaatttctggcagttccctgtcaatatactgctgcagccgtttttgaatgatcttcagcaaaattttgcttgcgtgtgatattaatggtattgttctataatttccacattcagtgggatcacctttcttgggaataggcataaatacggatctcttccagtcagttggccaggaagctgtcttccatatttcttagcatagacgagtgagcacctccagtgctgcatctgtttgttgaaacatctcaattgatattccatcaattcctgttttttcgccaatgccttcagagcagcttggacttcttccttcagtaccatcggttcctgaccatatgccacctcttgaaatggttgaacatcgactaattctttttggtataatgactctgtgtattccttccatcttcttttgatgcttcctacgttgtttaatattttccccatagaatctttcactattacaactagaggcttgaattttttcttcagttcttttggcttgagaaacgccgagagtgttcttctcttttggttttccatctcccgctctttgcacatgtcattataatacttcgtcttctcgagccgcccttggaaatcttctcttcagttcttttacttcatcaattcttcctttcgctttagctgcttgatgttcgagagcaagtttcagagtcctctctgacatctatcttggtcttttgtttcctgtcttttcaatgacctcctggtttcttcatgtatgatgtccttgatgtcattccacaacttgtctggtctgcggtcactagtgttcaatgcgtcaaatctatttttgagatggtctctaaattcaggtgggatatactcaaggtcatattttggctctggtggacttgctctgattttcttcagtttcagcttaaacttgcatatgagcaattgatggtgtgttccacaatcagcccctggccttgttctgactgatgatattgagcttttccattgtctctttccacagatgtagtcaatttgatttctgtgtgttccatctggcgaggtttatgtgtatagtcgccatttatgttggtgaaagaaggtatttgccatgaagaagtcgttggtcttacaaaattctatcattccatctccagcattgtttctgttaccaaggccatattttccaactactggtcctccttctttgtttccaactttcgcattccaatcaccagtaattatcaacgcctcttgattgcctgttcgatcaatttcagactgtagcagctgataaaaatcttctatttcttcatctttggccctagtggttggtacgtaaatttgaataatggtcatattaactggtcttccttgtatgtgtatggatatatcctatcactgacagcattgtacttcaggacagatcttgaaatgttctttttgacaatgagtgcaacaccattcctcttcaagttgtcattcccagcatagtagactatatgattgtctgattcaaaatggccaataccagtccatttcagctcactaatgcctaggatatcgatgtttatgcactccatttcatttttgacgatttccaattttcctaaattcatacttcgtacattccaggttctgattattaatgggtgattgcagctgtttcttctcattttgagtcgtgccacatcagcaaatgaaggtcccaaaagctctactccatctacatcattaaggtcgactccactttgaggaggcagctcttccccagtcgtcttttgagtgccttccaacctggggggctcatcttccaggactatatcagacaatgttctgctgctattcataaggttttcactggctgatgcttttcagaagtagactgccgggtccttcttcctagtctgtcttagtctggaagcttagctgagccctgtcctccatgggtgaccctgctggtatccgaataccggtggcatagcttccagcatcacagcaacacacaagcccccacagtacgacacacTGATAGACACGTGGGGGTTTTCCCTTGTAGGGTTGTCTTTTGAAGGTACACATACATTTGTGCTCCTAATCTCAAACGATTGTGagcaggatggcacaggaccagccagtgtttcgttctgttgtccatagcgtcaccgtgagctggaaccaactcgacggcaccctaACAGCAGTCTCAGAGAGTCACTGGAATTGGTGATGCAAACTTGTGCATACTTTCCAAGTGGGGGGCATTGAGCTGCCTGGGGTGGAGaaaggctgggaagcccaccccAGTGACCACTCCCTAGGAAGCAGCTGCAGTAGGGAGAGACCAGGCTCTAGCTGTCGGCATCTGCACAAGGACCCAGCCCCAGGTGGGTCTCAGCCATCTGCAGACAGAGGGAAAGCACCTGGTCCTTTGCAGCTGCTGTCCTGGGAGGTTTACTGCAGGCTAACTCCAACGCTCATTTCTGGGGCAGGAAGCCCAGATGGACTGATTTATCATGGAGATTGGTAGAGAGGAACAGCCCCTGGTGTGTCTGCGCAAATGTGGACAGGCGGCTGAGGCTCAGAGTGGCTAAGTGGTCTGTCCAAGGTCGCACAGCCAGTAAAGAAGTCAGGATCCAAACTGAATGTGTGTGACTCCAAAGGCCATGTTCTTTGTTTGCTAAGTGGTCCCCGTGCCAGACGTGGAGGCCAAGCAGGCATTTGTTGTCCAGACTCAGCTTGTCTGTCACCAGTGGGGCTCCATGGTGGTTAGCACAGCCGATGACAGCTGCCTTCTGTTGATAGGACCATCCCTAGGTCTGCTCTCCTTTGAGTCAACCCCTAAGGCCGCACATTCCTCCCTGGCCTGGAACATGTGTTGGGACCAGGACGGTTTGGGGTGGGGTGGCCACTGACCAGCTAGCTCTGTTACTCATCACTCATAGACTGAGCTGAGACTGTGGGAAATGACTGAATGAGGGGTGGTTTTCCTAGTTGTCGTGATGGGGTGTCTGCAAAGGGAGCACCCAGGAGTGGCATGGAGGAGTGGTGTGGAGGGGCCCAGGCTGGAGCTGGGGGCTGAATTTGGTGGGTTCCCGGCAGGGCCCCAGGGTGGGAGGGTGCGCGGCATCTGTCCCAGGGACCTGTCTTCCCATCCCTGGGCAGGCAATTCTACACACACTCCCTCCTCAGGACCCTTCAGCAGGGTGCGAGCTGTGTGGGGTCAGGATAATGTAATGGGCCCAGAAAGAAAAAGCTGGGTTCACCCCCCGGCTCTGCCACCTGCTTGTTGTGTTACCTTCAGCAAATCACCTGATTTTCTGCGTCTTGGTTTCTCCATAAAATACTTACAGGGCTGCTCAGAACTAGAGATGACGGAAAGAGCCCAGCGCTACCCTGGCCTCAAGGACAGACAGGGCAGCCCTTACTCAGGCGCAGACTCAGGGCAGTACCCTTCCTCTGTCCCCTCACCCCCTTCATATTCTCCCACGTGCTTCCCTGCAGGACCTGAAATGCAGAGAAAGCACGGAAAAacacctgtggggcagttctactctgtcctatagggttgctatgagtctgaatggactcgacagcacctaatgacaacaacgtACTGTATTTAATAAAAAGGTTAAAATTGCAACTGAACAAGCAAAGGGGTGGGTGGTTTGTGTTCAGATTTCCagcaaccaaaccagttgcaatTGAGAGGGCTCCAGCTCGcggcgaccccacgtgtcagAGTGCTCCGTACGGCCTTCAGCGTGTGTCAGGGTGCTCCGTACGGCCTTCAGCGTGTGTCAGAGTGCGTGTCAGAGTGCTCCGTACGGCCTTCAGCGTGTGTCAGAGTGCTCCGTACGGCCTTCAGCGTGTGTCAGAGTGCTCCGTACGGCCTTCAGCGTGTGTCAGAGTGCTCCGTACGGCCTTCAGCGTGTGTCAGGGTGCTCCGTACGGCCTTCAGCGTGTGTCAGAGTGCGTGTCAGAGTGCTCCGTACGGCCTTCAGCGTGTGTCAGAGTGCTCCGTACGGCCTTCAGCGTGTGTCAGAGTGCTCCGTGCGGccttcaggggctgatttt includes the following:
- the LOC100666198 gene encoding general transcription factor II-I repeat domain-containing protein 2B-like isoform X3, translating into MAQVAMSTLPVGGEESSESRMVVTFLVSALESMCKELAKSKAEVACIAMYETDLFVVGTEKGRAFVNARTDFQKDFAKYCLAGGLQEVKPLGAENRPQAVSGETEILRKAVEDYFCFCYGKALGTTAMIPVPYEKMLRHQSAMVVQGLPEGIAFKHPENYDLATLKRILENKAGISFIINRPFLDPADQRGSHVTVTDAERAAKSPGESCGPIRVKTEPMEMSGISLKAAAVSVKKESEDANYYQCNLQGSRHSSSSSDVIEMELPMEGNSNSSTVTSSAAGVEDLNIVQVTVPDNEKERLSSAEKIKQLREQVSELFSRKFGEAIGVNFPVKVPYRKITFNPGCVVVDGMPAGVAFKAPGYLEISSMRRILDAAECIKFTVVRPLPGIELSTVGKRKIDQEGRVFQEKWERAYFFVDVHNIPICLICKQSMSVSKEYNLRRHYQTNHSKHFDQYTEKTRDEKLRELKKGLTECLFGSTEIVCPEKSQVFADVSPAENMVVQPVEDVAGNLWEKLREKIRSFVAYSLAIDEITDTNNTTQLAIFIRGVDENFDVSEELLDTVPMTGTKSGNEIFLRVEKSLKKFNINWSKLVSVASTGTPTMVNVNDGLVTKLKSKVAMLCKGSSLKSVCCIIHQESLCAQKLKMDHVMDVVVSSVNWICSRGLNHREFTTLLYELDNQYGSLLYHTEIKWLSRGLVLKRFFESLKEIESFMLSKGKPVPQLSSKDWIKDLAFLVDMTMHLNTLNISLQGHSQVVTQMYDLIRAFVAKLCLWETHLARNNLAHFPTLKSVSRDESDGLNYIPKIAGLKTEFQNRLSDFKLYESELTLFSSPFSVKIDSVHEELQMEIIDLQCNKILKTKYDKFGIPEFYKYLWSSYPKYKNHCAKILSMFGSTYICEQLFSIMKLSKTKYHSHLKDSQWDSVLHISTS
- the LOC100666198 gene encoding general transcription factor II-I repeat domain-containing protein 2B-like isoform X4, which encodes MIPVPYEKMLRHQSAMVVQGLPEGIAFKHPENYDLATLKRILENKAGISFIINRPFLDPADQRGSHVTVTDAERAAKSPGESCGPIRVKTEPMEMSGISLKAAAVSVKKESEDANYYQCNLQGSRHSSSSSDVIEMELPMEDSTQLVPSETSEEAEAEVKVEANARGSLVGRRGVCSDSRQPRVRRAELPRCFQGCRLWRPSSQVSGNSNSSTVTSSAAGVEDLNIVQVTVPDNEKERLSSAEKIKQLREQVSELFSRKFGEAIGVNFPVKVPYRKITFNPGCVVVDGMPAGVAFKAPGYLEISSMRRILDAAECIKFTVVRPLPGIELSTVGKRKIDQEGRVFQEKWERAYFFVDVHNIPICLICKQSMSVSKEYNLRRHYQTNHSKHFDQYTEKTRDEKLRELKKGLTECLFGSTEIVCPEKSQVFADVSPAENMVVQPVEDVAGNLWEKLREKIRSFVAYSLAIDEITDTNNTTQLAIFIRGVDENFDVSEELLDTVPMTGTKSGNEIFLRVEKSLKKFNINWSKLVSVASTGTPTMVNVNDGLVTKLKSKVAMLCKGSSLKSVCCIIHQESLCAQKLKMDHVMDVVVSSVNWICSRGLNHREFTTLLYELDNQYGSLLYHTEIKWLSRGLVLKRFFESLKEIESFMLSKGKPVPQLSSKDWIKDLAFLVDMTMHLNTLNISLQGHSQVVTQMYDLIRAFVAKLCLWETHLARNNLAHFPTLKSVSRDESDGLNYIPKIAGLKTEFQNRLSDFKLYESELTLFSSPFSVKIDSVHEELQMEIIDLQCNKILKTKYDKFGIPEFYKYLWSSYPKYKNHCAKILSMFGSTYICEQLFSIMKLSKTKYHSHLKDSQWDSVLHISTS
- the LOC100666198 gene encoding general transcription factor II-I repeat domain-containing protein 2-like isoform X1 — encoded protein: MAQVAMSTLPVGGEESSESRMVVTFLVSALESMCKELAKSKAEVACIAMYETDLFVVGTEKGRAFVNARTDFQKDFAKYCLAGGLQEVKPLGAENRPQAVSGETEILRKAVEDYFCFCYGKALGTTAMIPVPYEKMLRHQSAMVVQGLPEGIAFKHPENYDLATLKRILENKAGISFIINRPFLDPADQRGSHVTVTDAERAAKSPGESCGPIRVKTEPMEMSGISLKAAAVSVKKESEDANYYQCNLQGSRHSSSSSDVIEMELPMEDSTQLVPSETSEEAEAEVKVEANARGSLVGRRGVCSDSRQPRVRRAELPRCFQGCRLWRPSSQVSGNSNSSTVTSSAAGVEDLNIVQVTVPDNEKERLSSAEKIKQLREQVSELFSRKFGEAIGVNFPVKVPYRKITFNPGCVVVDGMPAGVAFKAPGYLEISSMRRILDAAECIKFTVVRPLPGIELSTVGKRKIDQEGRVFQEKWERAYFFVDVHNIPICLICKQSMSVSKEYNLRRHYQTNHSKHFDQYTEKTRDEKLRELKKGLTECLFGSTEIVCPEKSQVFADVSPAENMVVQPVEDVAGNLWEKLREKIRSFVAYSLAIDEITDTNNTTQLAIFIRGVDENFDVSEELLDTVPMTGTKSGNEIFLRVEKSLKKFNINWSKLVSVASTGTPTMVNVNDGLVTKLKSKVAMLCKGSSLKSVCCIIHQESLCAQKLKMDHVMDVVVSSVNWICSRGLNHREFTTLLYELDNQYGSLLYHTEIKWLSRGLVLKRFFESLKEIESFMLSKGKPVPQLSSKDWIKDLAFLVDMTMHLNTLNISLQGHSQVVTQMYDLIRAFVAKLCLWETHLARNNLAHFPTLKSVSRDESDGLNYIPKIAGLKTEFQNRLSDFKLYESELTLFSSPFSVKIDSVHEELQMEIIDLQCNKILKTKYDKFGIPEFYKYLWSSYPKYKNHCAKILSMFGSTYICEQLFSIMKLSKTKYHSHLKDSQWDSVLHISTS
- the LOC100666198 gene encoding general transcription factor II-I repeat domain-containing protein 2-like isoform X2, with protein sequence MAQVAMSTLPVGGEESSESRMVVTFLVSALESMCKELAKSKAEVACIAMYETDLFVVGTEKGRAFVNARTDFQKDFAKYCLAGGLQEVKPLGAENRPQAVSGETEILRKAVEDYFCFCYGKALGTTAMIPVPYEKMLRHQSAMVVQGLPEGIAFKHPENYDLATLKRILENKAGISFIINRPFLDPADQRGSHVTVTDAERAAKSPGESCGPIRVKTEPMEMSGISLKAAAVSVKKESEDANYYQCNLQGSRHSSSSSDVIEMELPMEDSTQLVPSETSEEAEAEVKVEGNSNSSTVTSSAAGVEDLNIVQVTVPDNEKERLSSAEKIKQLREQVSELFSRKFGEAIGVNFPVKVPYRKITFNPGCVVVDGMPAGVAFKAPGYLEISSMRRILDAAECIKFTVVRPLPGIELSTVGKRKIDQEGRVFQEKWERAYFFVDVHNIPICLICKQSMSVSKEYNLRRHYQTNHSKHFDQYTEKTRDEKLRELKKGLTECLFGSTEIVCPEKSQVFADVSPAENMVVQPVEDVAGNLWEKLREKIRSFVAYSLAIDEITDTNNTTQLAIFIRGVDENFDVSEELLDTVPMTGTKSGNEIFLRVEKSLKKFNINWSKLVSVASTGTPTMVNVNDGLVTKLKSKVAMLCKGSSLKSVCCIIHQESLCAQKLKMDHVMDVVVSSVNWICSRGLNHREFTTLLYELDNQYGSLLYHTEIKWLSRGLVLKRFFESLKEIESFMLSKGKPVPQLSSKDWIKDLAFLVDMTMHLNTLNISLQGHSQVVTQMYDLIRAFVAKLCLWETHLARNNLAHFPTLKSVSRDESDGLNYIPKIAGLKTEFQNRLSDFKLYESELTLFSSPFSVKIDSVHEELQMEIIDLQCNKILKTKYDKFGIPEFYKYLWSSYPKYKNHCAKILSMFGSTYICEQLFSIMKLSKTKYHSHLKDSQWDSVLHISTS